A genomic region of Catalinimonas niigatensis contains the following coding sequences:
- a CDS encoding MerR family transcriptional regulator, which produces MTYREKEIEKKYFSIGEVAEQLNIAPSQIRFWEGEFEIIKPQKNRNGKRQFTRDDIEKLKMVYHLVKEKGYTLQGAKQMLKNNNKGLKDKIEMIESLEEVKAFLIEIRQKLDN; this is translated from the coding sequence ATGACCTATAGGGAAAAAGAAATTGAAAAGAAATACTTTTCCATAGGAGAGGTAGCAGAACAACTAAACATAGCCCCTTCGCAAATTAGGTTTTGGGAAGGTGAATTTGAGATTATTAAACCCCAGAAAAACCGGAATGGGAAGCGGCAATTTACAAGAGATGACATTGAAAAGTTAAAGATGGTATATCATCTGGTCAAAGAGAAAGGATATACACTGCAAGGTGCCAAGCAAATGCTGAAAAATAATAATAAAGGACTCAAAGATAAGATAGAAATGATTGAGTCCTTAGAAGAAGTAAAAGCATTTCTGATAGAGATTAGACAAAAGCTAGATAATTAG
- the rmuC gene encoding DNA recombination protein RmuC, with translation MMVESLVVLIAVVLGAAGGWLAAKFRYQRPFTSPHEIERKYVSKEMYGDAKRELYDCQQQLLRMTKSLATKEQQSQALHEQLLHQKDETLQIQQQFRHEFKNLANELLEEKSQKFTALNEEKLGGILNPLKEKITDFRSKMEETYHDEIRERASLKKEIEQLIQLNRQVSEDAIRLTKALKGDNKVQGDWGEMQLELILEKAGLEKNIHYTSQSSFTDQVDQRIQRPDYIINLPDRKHLILDAKVSLTAYENYYNSEDEIQRTGYLKDHLDSVYRHMKILSEKNYQHLYEINQPDYVIMFVPLEPALTAALREDARVFEKCLDKNIVLVSTSTLLATLRTISYIWKQENQKKNVVEIAVESGKLYDKFVGFVDDLGKIENSLQSAQTNYQQAMNKLCYGKGNLVRRVEKLKELGANASKSIPDNLLDKSIEVRKV, from the coding sequence ATGATGGTAGAATCTTTGGTGGTATTGATAGCAGTAGTGCTAGGTGCAGCAGGAGGTTGGTTGGCTGCTAAATTCAGATATCAACGACCATTTACCAGTCCTCATGAAATAGAGCGGAAGTACGTATCCAAAGAAATGTATGGTGATGCCAAGCGTGAGCTTTATGATTGCCAGCAGCAGTTGCTTCGTATGACCAAATCATTAGCAACCAAAGAGCAGCAGAGCCAGGCTTTGCATGAACAATTACTCCATCAAAAAGATGAAACATTACAAATTCAACAGCAATTCAGACATGAATTTAAAAATCTGGCCAATGAGCTACTGGAAGAAAAAAGTCAGAAATTCACTGCACTGAATGAAGAAAAGCTGGGAGGTATTCTTAATCCTCTGAAAGAAAAAATTACAGACTTTCGTAGTAAAATGGAGGAAACCTATCATGATGAGATCCGCGAGAGAGCTTCTCTCAAAAAGGAAATAGAGCAGTTAATCCAACTTAACCGACAAGTGAGCGAAGATGCCATTCGCCTGACCAAAGCACTTAAGGGTGATAATAAGGTGCAGGGTGACTGGGGAGAGATGCAACTGGAACTCATTCTGGAAAAAGCAGGTCTGGAAAAAAACATCCATTACACCAGTCAAAGCAGTTTTACTGATCAGGTGGATCAACGTATTCAGCGCCCTGATTATATTATCAACCTCCCTGACAGAAAGCACCTGATTTTGGATGCTAAAGTTTCGCTGACAGCTTATGAAAATTACTATAATTCAGAAGATGAAATACAAAGAACCGGCTATTTAAAAGATCATCTGGATAGTGTATACCGGCACATGAAAATATTAAGTGAAAAGAATTATCAGCATCTCTACGAAATCAATCAGCCAGATTATGTGATCATGTTTGTGCCTTTGGAACCTGCACTTACAGCAGCTCTCCGCGAAGATGCCAGAGTTTTTGAGAAGTGTCTGGATAAAAATATTGTCCTGGTTTCTACTTCTACTTTGCTAGCTACTCTTAGAACTATCTCTTATATCTGGAAACAGGAAAATCAGAAAAAAAATGTAGTAGAAATCGCAGTGGAAAGTGGTAAATTGTATGATAAGTTCGTTGGATTTGTAGATGACCTCGGAAAGATAGAAAACAGTTTGCAATCGGCTCAGACAAACTATCAGCAGGCCATGAATAAACTCTGCTACGGTAAGGGAAATCTGGTAAGAAGAGTGGAGAAACTAAAAGAGTTAGGAGCTAATGCCAGTAAATCTATTCCAGATAACCTTTTAGATAAGAGTATTGAAGTAAGGAAGGTGTAA
- a CDS encoding phospho-sugar mutase, producing the protein MDIKIKEKAQTWLDSNIDKESKAAIEKMLQNSNEEELVDAFYKDLEFGTGGLRGVMGVGSNRINKYTIGMATQGLSNYLLKTYPNEDISVAIAHDSRNNSRYFAEVTADVFSANGIKVYFFDDLRPTPELSFAVRTLNCHSGVVVTASHNPKEYNGYKAYWNDGGQLIAPHDKNVIQEVGKIEGINAVKFDKDESKIQIIGKDIDDQYLDMLKGLSLSPEAIKRQKDLKIVFTPIHGTGIKLVPPALEKLGFTNVHIVEEQAKPDGNFPTVVYPNPEEAEALDIALKQASKIDADILMGTDPDADRVGIAVKNPQGEFQLLNGNQTGSMLIHYLLKMWQEKGKLDGRQFVAKTIVTTDLIEKIAERYKVKCYDTLTGFKYIAALILEKEGEEEFIGGGEESYGYLFGDKVRDKDAVASCMMIAEMAAYVKDQGMNLFDFLLDTYLTFGLYREHLHSLTKKGKTGLEEIQQMMIELRSDPPKIIGGEKVVRIIDYQEGKEKNMLSGDIKPIDFPESNVLQFFTEGGSKISARPSGTEPKIKFYFSIRGQLDSKANYDKQIQQLDEKIKRIIQEMAI; encoded by the coding sequence ATGGATATCAAAATTAAAGAAAAAGCCCAAACATGGTTAGATAGCAATATTGATAAGGAGAGTAAAGCTGCCATTGAAAAAATGCTACAAAACAGTAATGAAGAAGAATTGGTAGACGCTTTTTATAAAGATCTGGAATTTGGCACCGGAGGCTTAAGAGGTGTGATGGGAGTGGGCTCTAACCGTATCAATAAATACACAATAGGCATGGCTACCCAAGGATTAAGTAATTATCTTTTAAAAACTTATCCGAACGAAGATATTAGTGTGGCTATTGCCCATGATAGCCGAAACAATAGCCGCTACTTTGCAGAAGTAACCGCTGATGTGTTCTCTGCCAATGGTATAAAAGTGTACTTCTTTGACGATCTGCGCCCTACACCTGAACTTTCCTTTGCCGTTCGTACCCTCAACTGCCACAGCGGTGTAGTAGTGACAGCCTCCCATAATCCTAAAGAATACAATGGCTACAAAGCCTACTGGAATGATGGAGGGCAACTTATTGCCCCTCATGATAAAAATGTAATTCAGGAAGTAGGGAAAATCGAGGGGATTAATGCGGTGAAGTTTGATAAAGACGAAAGTAAGATTCAAATTATCGGCAAGGATATAGACGATCAATATCTGGATATGCTTAAAGGTCTCTCTCTCTCTCCAGAAGCTATCAAACGACAGAAGGATCTGAAAATCGTTTTTACACCTATTCATGGTACAGGAATCAAACTTGTTCCTCCTGCATTAGAAAAGCTGGGCTTTACTAACGTACATATTGTAGAAGAACAGGCCAAACCGGATGGTAATTTCCCCACAGTAGTATATCCAAATCCTGAAGAGGCGGAGGCATTGGATATTGCGCTGAAACAAGCCAGTAAAATAGATGCCGATATTCTGATGGGAACAGATCCTGATGCTGACCGGGTAGGAATTGCTGTAAAAAATCCGCAAGGAGAGTTTCAGCTATTGAATGGAAACCAGACCGGAAGCATGCTGATTCATTATCTCCTGAAAATGTGGCAGGAAAAAGGCAAACTTGATGGCAGGCAGTTTGTAGCCAAAACAATTGTGACAACTGACCTGATCGAGAAAATTGCTGAGCGCTATAAAGTTAAATGTTACGATACTTTAACGGGCTTTAAATACATTGCTGCACTCATTCTTGAAAAAGAAGGAGAAGAAGAATTTATTGGAGGTGGAGAAGAAAGCTATGGTTATCTCTTTGGTGATAAAGTTCGCGACAAAGATGCTGTAGCTTCATGTATGATGATCGCAGAGATGGCAGCTTATGTTAAAGATCAGGGCATGAACCTGTTTGACTTTCTGTTGGACACCTATCTAACGTTTGGATTGTACCGTGAGCATCTGCATTCACTTACCAAAAAAGGTAAAACAGGTCTTGAGGAAATTCAACAGATGATGATCGAGCTCAGGAGTGATCCTCCTAAGATAATCGGGGGAGAAAAAGTTGTCAGAATTATTGACTATCAGGAAGGTAAAGAGAAAAATATGCTGAGCGGAGATATAAAACCTATAGACTTTCCTGAGTCCAATGTACTTCAGTTTTTTACCGAAGGCGGTAGTAAAATATCTGCACGCCCCTCAGGTACTGAGCCGAAAATTAAATTTTATTTTAGCATAAGAGGCCAACTGGATAGTAAGGCTAATTATGACAAGCAGATCCAACAACTGGATGAAAAGATCAAAAGAATCATTCAGGAAATGGCTATATAA
- a CDS encoding response regulator — MDKINILLVDDHQIIRDGIKLMLQDNEFIRIAEEASNVSEALAILERQNNVSLIISDISLPKQDGLDLLKIVKKEYEGLQFLFLSMYIEEHYALQAVEYGADGYLPKDVSVSTLVNAIKTIHEGDIYYDKKISDLIIKAFINKNIRRYGVGESSRSLTKREKEILGLVIDGVSNSIIADKLEISVRTVENHRANILRKVGVKNTAELVRYTLQHDVLN; from the coding sequence ATGGATAAGATTAATATCCTCTTAGTGGATGACCATCAGATTATTCGCGACGGTATTAAATTAATGTTACAAGACAATGAGTTTATCAGGATTGCAGAAGAAGCATCCAATGTGTCTGAAGCATTAGCGATATTAGAACGCCAAAATAATGTTAGCTTGATTATCTCAGATATCTCCTTACCCAAGCAAGATGGTTTAGACCTACTCAAAATTGTGAAAAAAGAATATGAAGGCTTACAGTTTCTTTTTCTAAGCATGTATATTGAGGAGCATTATGCACTACAGGCTGTTGAATATGGAGCAGATGGATATCTTCCGAAAGATGTATCTGTCAGTACATTGGTAAATGCTATTAAAACTATCCATGAAGGAGATATTTACTATGATAAAAAAATATCTGACCTGATCATTAAGGCATTTATCAATAAAAATATACGTCGCTATGGAGTAGGCGAATCAAGCCGGTCTCTTACCAAAAGAGAGAAGGAAATCCTGGGTCTGGTCATAGATGGGGTGAGCAACTCAATCATAGCGGACAAATTAGAGATCAGCGTACGCACAGTTGAAAATCACCGGGCAAATATTTTAAGGAAGGTGGGGGTAAAAAATACAGCTGAACTGGTTCGTTATACTTTACAACATGATGTACTTAACTAG
- a CDS encoding M1 family metallopeptidase encodes MKYISAILIALLSFGTVWAQEGYKGKFEQLGTTLPTPNEYRNASGAPGYKYWQQQADYDIQVELDDDKQSVTGSEKITYYNNSPEPLTYLWLQLDQNMRAQDSNTPITEQSSVKDSLPARVFQKYVMYENDFEGGFKIKSVTDDKKQDLKYIINKTMMKIALPQTLNPGENFSFHIDWSYNINDRMQDGGRSGYEHFPEDDNYLYTIAQFYPRMVRYDDVNGWQNKQFLGNGEFTLSFGDFKVAITVPDDHIVASTGELQNAKEVLTAEQNKRLAQAKTEFEKPVLIVTEVEARENEKTKATGKKTWIFKADRVRDFAFASSRKFIWDAMAVKINDKQPMAMSFYPKEGNPLWEKESTLAVKNTLVGYSNRSFDYPYPVAISVHAASIGMEYPMICFNFGRPEPDGSYTDSKKWGMIAVIIHEVGHNFFPMIVNSDERQWTWMDEGLNTFLENLTAEEFYPDMPLKFGTPQTIVTYMGGDKEFIRPIMTNSEQIMQFGYNAYGKPSAALYTLRNTIMGPELFDVAFKEYAQRWKFKSPTPADFFRTMEDASAVDLDWFWKGWFYTTDHVDLTVDNVKWYKMEPEEATVEKNVKAKKGSLNKEEASAEASTDAKQWPDTYEPLTVTDTDPRFYGEFMNRQNDDAIRKQYEGKNIYEVSFKNEGGLVMPLIVVFNYADGSSETRKIPAEIWRKNENTATKVFALDKEVVSISLDPDNQTADVDLADNVFPRAEDSSKFDQFKNKNTRE; translated from the coding sequence ATGAAATATATTTCAGCAATATTGATAGCTCTACTGAGCTTTGGCACTGTCTGGGCGCAGGAAGGTTATAAGGGAAAATTTGAGCAGCTAGGCACCACTCTACCTACACCTAATGAATACCGCAACGCTTCCGGAGCACCTGGCTATAAGTACTGGCAGCAGCAGGCTGATTATGATATACAGGTTGAGCTTGATGACGATAAGCAGTCGGTGACCGGCTCTGAAAAGATTACCTATTATAACAATTCTCCTGAACCACTTACTTATCTCTGGCTACAACTTGACCAGAACATGAGGGCTCAGGATTCTAACACTCCGATCACTGAGCAAAGTAGTGTCAAAGATTCCTTGCCTGCCCGAGTCTTCCAGAAATATGTGATGTACGAAAACGATTTCGAAGGAGGATTTAAAATCAAGTCAGTGACTGATGACAAAAAGCAAGATTTGAAGTATATCATCAATAAAACGATGATGAAAATTGCTCTCCCTCAAACGCTCAATCCGGGTGAGAATTTCAGTTTTCATATAGACTGGTCATATAACATTAATGACCGGATGCAGGATGGAGGCCGCTCAGGTTACGAGCATTTTCCGGAGGATGACAATTACCTCTACACCATAGCGCAATTTTATCCACGTATGGTTAGGTATGATGATGTGAATGGGTGGCAGAATAAGCAGTTTCTGGGAAACGGTGAGTTCACCCTATCTTTTGGAGATTTTAAAGTAGCCATCACTGTTCCTGATGATCATATTGTAGCCTCTACCGGAGAACTACAAAATGCAAAAGAAGTACTTACTGCTGAACAGAATAAACGATTGGCTCAGGCCAAAACTGAGTTTGAGAAGCCAGTGCTGATTGTCACAGAAGTAGAAGCCCGTGAAAATGAGAAGACCAAAGCTACCGGCAAAAAGACCTGGATTTTTAAGGCAGACCGGGTACGCGATTTTGCTTTTGCCTCTTCCCGCAAGTTTATCTGGGATGCGATGGCCGTCAAAATCAATGACAAACAGCCAATGGCCATGTCTTTTTATCCAAAAGAAGGAAATCCTCTCTGGGAAAAGGAATCTACTTTGGCCGTCAAAAACACCTTGGTAGGCTATTCTAACCGTAGCTTTGATTATCCTTATCCGGTTGCTATTTCCGTACATGCTGCTTCTATTGGCATGGAGTACCCGATGATTTGCTTCAATTTTGGGCGTCCCGAACCCGATGGCTCTTATACTGACAGTAAAAAGTGGGGGATGATTGCCGTAATTATACATGAAGTGGGGCATAACTTCTTTCCCATGATCGTCAATTCTGACGAGCGTCAATGGACCTGGATGGACGAAGGCCTGAATACTTTCCTGGAGAATTTAACTGCCGAAGAATTTTATCCTGACATGCCTCTTAAGTTTGGTACTCCACAAACTATTGTTACCTACATGGGAGGAGATAAGGAATTCATTCGTCCCATCATGACCAACTCCGAACAAATCATGCAGTTTGGTTATAATGCTTATGGAAAGCCCTCTGCTGCACTTTATACCCTGCGCAATACCATCATGGGACCTGAGCTATTTGATGTGGCTTTTAAAGAATATGCACAGCGGTGGAAGTTTAAAAGCCCTACTCCAGCTGACTTTTTCCGTACGATGGAAGATGCTTCTGCAGTAGATCTGGATTGGTTCTGGAAAGGATGGTTCTACACTACCGACCACGTTGACCTCACCGTAGACAATGTAAAGTGGTACAAAATGGAGCCTGAGGAAGCCACTGTTGAGAAAAATGTAAAAGCTAAGAAAGGCAGTCTGAATAAAGAAGAAGCTTCAGCTGAAGCCTCTACTGATGCCAAGCAATGGCCTGATACTTACGAGCCGCTTACAGTGACAGATACTGACCCTCGCTTTTATGGTGAGTTTATGAACCGCCAGAATGATGACGCTATCCGCAAACAGTACGAGGGCAAAAATATTTACGAAGTTTCTTTCAAAAATGAAGGAGGCCTGGTGATGCCCCTTATCGTAGTATTTAATTATGCTGATGGTAGCTCTGAAACCCGAAAAATCCCTGCTGAAATTTGGCGTAAAAATGAAAATACAGCAACTAAAGTTTTTGCATTAGATAAAGAAGTGGTATCCATCTCTCTTGATCCTGACAATCAAACTGCTGATGTGGATTTAGCTGATAATGTTTTCCCAAGGGCGGAAGACAGCTCTAAATTTGATCAGTTTAAAAACAAGAATACCAGAGAGTAA
- the trpS gene encoding tryptophan--tRNA ligase — protein MSRILTGIQSTGRPHLGNILGAIAPAIALSNEKNNESLFFIADLHSLTTIKDAETRKQNTNAVAAAWLAFGFDTNQNIFYRQSRIPEVCELTWYLNCFTPYPMLANAHSFKDKSDRLSNVNAGLFTYPVLMTSDIILYDANFVPVGKDQQQHLEMARDIASTFNNLYGETFVLPEAKIDESRMIIPGTDGQKMSKSYGNTIDIFLPDKQLRKQVMGIVTDSTPLEEPKNPDNDTVFALYTLLADEQQVKEMRDNYEGGNYGYGYAKQALYELILERYAEERKAFNYYMENLPELHARLEKGEGKAREIAREVLGRVKEKLGY, from the coding sequence ATGTCAAGAATTCTAACAGGGATACAAAGCACAGGAAGGCCTCATTTGGGAAACATACTGGGTGCTATCGCTCCGGCCATTGCTTTATCTAACGAAAAGAACAATGAATCACTGTTTTTTATCGCCGATCTTCATTCCCTAACCACCATCAAAGATGCTGAAACCAGAAAGCAAAACACAAATGCTGTGGCAGCTGCCTGGCTGGCATTTGGTTTTGATACCAATCAGAATATTTTTTACAGGCAATCCCGTATTCCTGAGGTATGTGAGCTGACCTGGTATCTCAATTGCTTCACTCCTTATCCGATGCTGGCCAATGCCCATTCTTTCAAAGATAAATCAGACAGGCTCTCTAATGTCAATGCAGGCTTATTCACTTATCCTGTGCTGATGACCTCTGATATTATTTTGTATGATGCGAACTTTGTGCCGGTGGGCAAAGACCAACAGCAGCATCTGGAAATGGCACGTGATATCGCCAGTACTTTTAACAATTTGTATGGAGAAACTTTTGTGCTGCCGGAAGCTAAAATTGATGAAAGCCGCATGATCATTCCTGGTACGGATGGTCAAAAGATGAGCAAATCTTATGGCAATACCATTGATATCTTCCTGCCAGACAAACAACTGCGTAAGCAGGTAATGGGCATTGTAACCGACAGCACTCCCCTGGAAGAACCTAAAAATCCCGACAATGACACTGTATTTGCTTTGTATACCCTACTGGCAGATGAGCAACAGGTCAAAGAGATGCGGGACAATTATGAGGGAGGAAACTATGGCTACGGCTATGCCAAGCAAGCCTTGTATGAACTGATCCTTGAAAGATACGCGGAAGAACGTAAGGCTTTCAATTATTATATGGAAAACCTGCCAGAACTACACGCCAGGCTTGAAAAAGGAGAAGGAAAAGCCAGAGAAATCGCCAGAGAAGTACTGGGAAGAGTAAAAGAAAAGTTGGGGTATTAA
- a CDS encoding DUF1573 domain-containing protein, whose amino-acid sequence MERKLLLIPYLIFLSAFAWAQDKKPSVVFETTNHDFGNITEEAGPVSYEFLFTNTGESPLILSDVRPSCGCTTPLWSKEPIAPGDTGTIVAQYNPLNRPGTFRKSITVTSNAETSSMILYIQGIVEPKPKAPADDYPTQLGNLRVKYRSLNMGKVLTKEPTVKSFDVFNASEETLIFSATAVTPDYIAVEVDPKELLPNQKGSIKLTYDAQARKNLGFASDHIRLFTNEAEDSVKEFTVMATIEEYFPPMTEEELKQAPRLTLAKTSHDFGSIQEGKVVKADFTFTNTGRSPLNIRETKANCGCTVSQPEKSTLAPGESSNLTVTFNSSGRRGKQQKIVTIFSNDPKAPTQQISINGRVITSDSDSE is encoded by the coding sequence ATGGAAAGAAAATTGTTGCTTATCCCTTATTTAATTTTTCTTTCAGCCTTCGCCTGGGCGCAAGATAAAAAACCTTCTGTAGTCTTCGAGACAACCAATCATGATTTCGGTAATATCACAGAAGAGGCGGGACCTGTTTCTTATGAATTTCTTTTTACCAATACCGGAGAGTCGCCCCTCATTCTTAGCGATGTGCGTCCTTCCTGTGGATGTACTACACCTCTCTGGTCCAAAGAGCCTATTGCTCCCGGCGATACCGGAACCATTGTGGCTCAATACAATCCCCTGAACCGTCCGGGTACCTTTCGCAAGTCCATTACTGTAACTTCTAATGCTGAGACCAGCAGCATGATATTGTATATACAGGGTATTGTAGAGCCTAAACCCAAAGCTCCTGCTGATGACTATCCAACCCAATTAGGCAACTTACGTGTAAAGTACCGCTCGCTTAACATGGGAAAAGTTTTGACTAAAGAACCTACGGTAAAATCTTTTGATGTGTTCAATGCTAGTGAGGAGACTTTAATTTTTAGTGCCACTGCTGTTACTCCTGACTACATTGCAGTAGAAGTAGACCCTAAAGAACTGCTGCCTAACCAGAAAGGTAGCATCAAGCTTACTTATGATGCACAAGCTCGCAAAAATCTGGGATTTGCTTCTGACCACATTCGGCTGTTTACCAATGAAGCCGAAGACAGTGTAAAAGAGTTTACCGTGATGGCTACCATTGAGGAGTACTTTCCGCCTATGACAGAAGAAGAACTGAAGCAGGCTCCCAGACTTACTTTGGCCAAAACCAGTCATGATTTTGGTAGTATACAGGAAGGAAAAGTAGTAAAAGCTGATTTTACCTTTACCAATACTGGCAGAAGTCCTCTGAATATACGCGAAACCAAAGCCAATTGCGGTTGTACAGTATCTCAGCCAGAAAAAAGCACATTGGCTCCGGGAGAAAGTAGCAATCTTACGGTTACCTTTAATTCCAGTGGACGCAGAGGAAAGCAGCAAAAAATAGTCACCATTTTCTCTAATGATCCTAAAGCACCCACACAGCAAATCAGCATCAATGGCAGGGTAATTACTTCAGACTCAGATAGTGAGTGA
- a CDS encoding YceI family protein: protein MKTLNYFSLAILASFLMASCAQNPQSDEAEVSEAQEVEEVSASANSYSLDLSQSELTWNGFKPTGQHYGTIGIEDGSLAVENDQVVGGNFTVDLNDIDVQDLKGEDRDKLTGHLKSEDFFHVEQHPTAEFVITEVKDYSSATASTEESDDMAVKVNNEEISEYKLENPTHWVTGNLTMRDTTLSVTFPARIQMSGDQVTAEAKFNIDRTKWNVSYNDEGDPVRVAQDKFIYNTVNIGFDITATQGASSQVSEEPAAANSGS from the coding sequence ATGAAGACATTGAATTATTTTTCTTTGGCTATCCTCGCATCGTTTCTTATGGCAAGCTGTGCACAAAACCCTCAAAGCGACGAAGCAGAAGTTTCAGAAGCACAAGAAGTTGAGGAAGTAAGTGCCAGCGCAAACAGTTATTCTCTAGACCTTTCTCAAAGTGAATTGACATGGAATGGGTTTAAACCTACCGGTCAGCATTACGGAACAATCGGCATTGAGGATGGCTCATTAGCAGTAGAAAATGATCAGGTAGTGGGAGGAAATTTCACTGTGGATTTGAATGATATTGATGTACAGGATCTTAAAGGAGAAGATCGTGATAAGTTGACAGGGCATCTTAAGTCAGAAGATTTTTTCCATGTGGAGCAGCACCCAACTGCTGAATTTGTCATTACTGAAGTAAAGGATTATAGCAGTGCGACTGCCTCTACAGAAGAGAGTGATGATATGGCAGTAAAGGTTAACAATGAAGAAATAAGTGAATATAAGCTGGAAAATCCTACACATTGGGTAACGGGTAACCTCACCATGCGAGATACTACATTGAGTGTGACTTTTCCCGCACGCATCCAGATGAGCGGTGATCAGGTGACTGCAGAAGCTAAATTCAATATTGATCGTACTAAATGGAATGTATCTTACAATGACGAGGGAGATCCGGTACGCGTAGCTCAGGATAAATTTATTTACAATACTGTAAACATAGGTTTTGATATCACTGCAACTCAGGGAGCTTCTTCTCAGGTAAGTGAAGAACCTGCTGCAGCAAATTCCGGAAGCTAA